A genomic stretch from Borrelia hispanica CRI includes:
- a CDS encoding endonuclease MutS2 translates to MQEKYLEKIDFYQILSSVASYVTVSDTVKLLNEQQILKTDKEIQEVCSFVNLIKNLIELEEEYPDSCLESINNSIVLLLKENSRISIEEIKNIIFFLREILRIMFFLEKNELKVQGGIDILKKLLFVDPNLKYLLEVLCKYVDIDELKIKHGVDKKYDEIDFEIRNLNKKIEKQIKQIINLNSNYLSSTLIYYKSGKCTIALKSSFKNRIKGNVISVSSSGETFYVEPNEMVSENNRLSFLNFEKTSIVFRILQKLSDEIREHIFLLKSLYSNFIYYDSLKSRAIYGIQSQGIFPKLGGDLNIINARHPLIKNAKPINFSPLNNKVVVITGPNAGGKTATLKTVALLSAMFQFGIPIPVDESSTFKVFDNILVDVGDEQSIVNSLSTFSSHMNNIAYILKHATKDSLLIFDEFCSGTDIEQGQALAIAILEHLICINAFVIISTHYNALKYFAYTHEDVINASMQMDLDKMEPSYKLMFSVPGESFAFGVASKFLIDFNIISRAKNIYESSKTEINEILARLTEKEREIYLLEEKVKNKLKFIELKEVEINDIRETLVLRERNLEENLVNEQKEFLKKSRQTLENLVREIKEGSVCLLKNKKFISDISDNITSKVTKIETLNQKIATKVEFRVGDKVKVLGSNFSGEIIGVTKKGFIINTGVFKITVAAVSLEKILYNDKAPRDCKKKFSFAFEQQDDTLNLTVDIRGMRVAEAINFLSKKIDDMLLRNVSRFEIIHGKGEGLLMEGVHAFLKDITFIKKYYFAHPNDGGVGKTIVEF, encoded by the coding sequence ATGCAAGAGAAATATTTGGAAAAAATTGATTTTTATCAAATATTATCTTCAGTTGCATCTTATGTAACTGTTTCAGATACGGTTAAACTTTTAAATGAACAGCAAATATTAAAAACTGATAAAGAAATTCAGGAAGTATGTTCTTTTGTTAATTTAATTAAAAATCTTATTGAACTTGAAGAAGAATATCCAGATTCTTGTCTTGAGAGTATAAATAATTCTATTGTTTTACTCCTTAAAGAAAATTCAAGAATTTCTATTGAAGAGATTAAGAATATTATTTTTTTCTTAAGAGAAATTTTAAGAATAATGTTTTTTTTAGAAAAAAATGAACTTAAAGTTCAGGGTGGAATTGATATTTTAAAAAAATTATTATTTGTAGATCCAAATTTAAAATATTTGCTAGAAGTTTTGTGTAAATATGTTGATATTGATGAACTTAAAATAAAGCATGGTGTTGATAAGAAATATGATGAGATTGATTTTGAAATTAGGAATTTAAATAAAAAAATTGAAAAACAAATTAAACAGATAATAAATTTAAATTCAAATTATTTAAGCTCTACTCTTATTTATTATAAATCAGGTAAATGTACCATTGCTCTTAAATCCAGTTTTAAAAATAGAATTAAAGGGAATGTTATATCTGTTTCCTCATCTGGTGAAACATTCTATGTTGAACCAAACGAAATGGTAAGTGAAAATAATAGATTGAGTTTTTTAAATTTTGAGAAGACAAGTATAGTTTTTAGAATTTTGCAAAAATTATCAGATGAAATACGAGAACATATTTTTCTCTTAAAATCTCTTTATAGTAATTTTATATATTATGATTCTTTAAAATCCAGAGCAATTTATGGGATTCAAAGTCAAGGGATCTTTCCTAAACTTGGTGGTGATTTGAATATTATAAATGCTAGGCATCCTTTAATAAAGAATGCAAAGCCTATTAATTTTTCTCCTTTAAATAATAAAGTTGTTGTTATTACAGGTCCTAATGCTGGTGGAAAAACAGCAACATTAAAAACAGTTGCTCTTTTGAGTGCTATGTTTCAATTTGGGATTCCAATACCAGTTGATGAGTCTAGTACTTTTAAGGTTTTTGATAATATTTTAGTTGATGTTGGAGATGAGCAATCAATTGTGAATTCTCTATCAACTTTTTCAAGTCATATGAATAATATTGCTTATATTTTAAAGCATGCAACAAAAGATAGTCTTTTAATATTTGATGAATTTTGTTCGGGTACTGATATTGAGCAAGGACAAGCATTGGCTATAGCTATTCTTGAACATTTAATTTGTATTAATGCTTTTGTGATTATTTCAACTCATTATAATGCTCTTAAATATTTTGCATATACCCATGAAGATGTTATTAATGCTTCAATGCAAATGGATTTGGATAAAATGGAGCCCAGTTATAAGTTAATGTTTTCTGTTCCAGGGGAGAGCTTTGCTTTTGGTGTTGCAAGCAAATTTCTTATTGATTTTAACATAATATCTAGAGCTAAAAATATTTATGAGTCCAGTAAGACAGAAATTAATGAGATATTGGCGAGACTTACAGAAAAAGAGAGAGAAATATATTTACTTGAGGAGAAAGTAAAGAATAAGCTTAAATTTATTGAGCTTAAGGAAGTTGAGATTAATGATATTCGGGAGACTCTTGTATTAAGAGAAAGAAATTTGGAAGAGAATCTTGTTAATGAACAAAAAGAGTTTTTAAAAAAATCAAGACAGACCCTAGAAAATTTGGTTAGAGAGATAAAAGAAGGTAGTGTTTGTCTTTTGAAAAATAAGAAATTTATATCTGATATTTCAGATAATATAACTTCTAAGGTTACTAAAATTGAAACGTTAAATCAAAAAATTGCTACTAAAGTTGAATTTAGAGTGGGAGATAAAGTGAAAGTATTAGGCTCAAATTTTTCAGGAGAAATAATAGGTGTTACTAAGAAAGGATTTATTATAAATACAGGTGTATTTAAGATTACAGTTGCAGCTGTTAGTTTAGAGAAAATATTGTATAATGATAAAGCTCCAAGAGATTGTAAGAAAAAATTTAGTTTTGCTTTTGAGCAGCAAGATGATACATTAAATTTAACAGTTGATATTAGGGGAATGAGGGTAGCTGAGGCTATAAACTTTTTGAGTAAGAAAATAGATGATATGTTACTTAGAAATGTTTCTAGATTTGAAATCATTCATGGCAAAGGAGAAGGTTTACTAATGGAGGGAGTGCACGCATTTTTAAAAGATATAACGTTTATTAAAAAATATTATTTTGCTCATCCAAATGATGGAGGGGTTGGAAAAACAATAGTAGAATTTTAA
- a CDS encoding V-type ATP synthase subunit E, with product MQFEVKDLINKIKKDGLDEAERLASEIILNAKQEAEAIILKAESEAKELKIKAEKEAYDYKRYSLEASRQAFRDLIIGTENSLKSLFKSALKDSVSNVYDSNFLRELIIRVVDVWGKDDKIDIMLNESDIDNLSSALKTRIRNKFGDEIEIKPFKGINKGFKIQQRDGSLYYDFTSEAIADILFEYLNPRFKEVIKLD from the coding sequence GTGCAATTTGAAGTTAAAGATTTAATAAATAAAATTAAAAAAGATGGACTTGATGAGGCTGAAAGGCTGGCAAGTGAAATTATTCTTAATGCAAAGCAAGAGGCTGAAGCTATTATTTTAAAGGCTGAGAGTGAGGCTAAAGAGTTAAAAATAAAAGCAGAAAAAGAAGCTTATGATTATAAAAGATATTCTCTTGAAGCATCTCGTCAGGCATTTAGAGATTTAATTATTGGTACTGAAAATAGTCTTAAATCTCTTTTTAAATCTGCTTTAAAGGATTCTGTTTCTAATGTCTATGATTCTAATTTTTTGAGAGAACTTATTATTAGAGTTGTAGATGTTTGGGGTAAAGATGATAAGATAGATATTATGCTTAATGAATCTGATATTGATAATTTATCATCTGCTTTGAAAACAAGAATAAGAAATAAATTTGGTGATGAAATTGAAATCAAACCTTTTAAGGGTATAAATAAAGGGTTTAAAATCCAACAGAGAGACGGTAGTTTATATTATGATTTTACATCAGAAGCTATTGCTGATATTCTTTTTGAATATTTAAATCCAAGGTTTAAGGAAGTTATAAAATTGGATTAG
- a CDS encoding DUF2764 family protein — MLSSYYYIISSLPYLDLKVGKVWSISEFFDNVEIVLSSEDFLFIKDLSEFRFNKESSKVTKRFFEFEEIIRYTLSVIRAEKLGFEKDIYLESPYFSNYYLGVLKPLCLKENPFEVELGIDILKWQFLTELEVGNEFNFEKLIIYFLKLMLISRRNLFREEIGEKNFDDVCQKLSMKISKNF, encoded by the coding sequence ATGTTAAGTTCATATTACTATATTATATCCTCATTACCTTATCTTGATTTAAAAGTTGGAAAGGTATGGAGTATATCAGAGTTTTTTGATAATGTTGAGATTGTTTTAAGTAGCGAAGATTTTCTTTTTATAAAGGATTTGTCAGAATTTAGATTTAATAAAGAAAGTTCAAAGGTGACTAAGAGATTTTTTGAATTTGAGGAAATAATAAGATATACTCTGTCAGTTATTAGGGCTGAAAAATTAGGATTTGAAAAAGATATATATTTAGAATCTCCTTATTTTTCTAATTATTATTTAGGAGTTTTAAAACCTCTTTGTCTTAAAGAAAATCCTTTTGAGGTAGAATTAGGAATTGATATTTTAAAGTGGCAGTTTTTGACAGAACTTGAAGTTGGAAATGAATTTAACTTTGAAAAGTTGATAATTTATTTTTTAAAATTAATGTTGATTTCAAGGAGAAATCTCTTTAGAGAAGAGATAGGTGAGAAAAATTTTGATGATGTTTGTCAAAAATTAAGTATGAAAATAAGTAAAAATTTTTGA
- a CDS encoding V-type ATP synthase subunit A: protein MEAQGKVVGVIGNLVTIEMVGTVSMNEIVFIKTGGRSLKAEIIRIRDGEVDAQVFEMTRGIAVGDNVEFTDKLLTVELGPGLLSQVYDGLQNPLPELAIKCGFFLERGLYLSALDRNKKWSFNVTAKVGDFVVAGDFLGFVIEGTINHQIMVPFDRRDSYKIIEIVSNGDYTVDDKIAVIEDDAGGKHIITMSFHWPVKVPVTSYKKRLIPNETMVTQTRIIDTFFPVAKGGTFCIPGPFGAGKTVLQQVTSRNADVDIVIIAACGERAGEVVETLKEFPELTDPRTGKSLMERTCIICNTSSMPVAAREASVYTAITIGEYYRQMGLDILLLADSTSRWAQAMREMSGRLEEIPGDEAFPAYLESVIASFYERAGVVVLNNGNIGSVTVGGSVSPAGGNFEEPVTQATLKVVGAFHGLTRERSDARKFPAINPLDSWSKYRGVVEYEATEYARAFLVKGNEVNQMMRVVGEDGVSIDDFVVYLKSELLDSCYLQQNSFDSVDAAVSFERQNYMFNILYKILQSDFKFENKLEARSFINDLRQNILDMNLAPFKQEKFDKLEINLKNLLRSKKLDF from the coding sequence ATGGAAGCTCAAGGAAAAGTAGTAGGTGTTATTGGAAATTTGGTTACTATTGAAATGGTAGGTACGGTTTCCATGAATGAAATTGTTTTTATTAAAACAGGTGGTCGAAGTTTAAAAGCTGAAATAATTCGTATTAGAGATGGAGAAGTTGATGCTCAAGTGTTTGAAATGACAAGAGGAATTGCTGTTGGAGATAATGTTGAGTTTACAGATAAACTTTTAACAGTTGAGCTGGGACCTGGTCTTTTAAGTCAGGTGTATGATGGTCTTCAAAATCCATTGCCAGAGCTTGCTATTAAGTGTGGTTTTTTTTTAGAGAGAGGTTTATATTTAAGTGCTCTTGATAGAAATAAAAAATGGAGTTTTAATGTAACTGCAAAAGTTGGAGATTTTGTTGTTGCTGGAGATTTTCTTGGATTTGTTATTGAAGGTACCATTAATCATCAAATTATGGTTCCATTTGATAGGAGAGATTCTTATAAAATTATAGAAATAGTTAGTAATGGTGATTATACTGTAGATGATAAGATTGCTGTTATTGAAGATGATGCTGGGGGCAAACATATTATTACTATGTCGTTTCATTGGCCTGTGAAAGTTCCTGTTACTAGTTATAAGAAGCGACTTATTCCTAATGAGACTATGGTAACTCAAACAAGAATAATAGATACATTCTTTCCGGTTGCAAAGGGTGGTACATTTTGTATTCCTGGACCTTTTGGTGCTGGCAAGACGGTTCTTCAACAGGTTACGAGTCGTAATGCTGATGTTGATATTGTAATTATTGCTGCTTGTGGTGAGCGAGCAGGTGAGGTAGTAGAAACTCTAAAAGAGTTTCCTGAACTTACAGATCCAAGAACAGGTAAATCATTAATGGAGAGAACATGTATTATTTGTAATACGTCTTCTATGCCCGTTGCTGCTCGTGAAGCATCAGTTTATACAGCTATTACTATTGGTGAATATTATAGACAAATGGGTCTTGATATACTTTTGTTGGCAGATTCAACTTCAAGGTGGGCTCAGGCTATGAGAGAAATGTCTGGTCGTCTTGAGGAAATACCTGGGGATGAAGCATTTCCAGCCTATCTTGAATCTGTTATTGCATCATTTTATGAGAGAGCAGGTGTTGTTGTTTTAAATAATGGCAATATTGGATCTGTAACTGTGGGTGGTTCTGTTAGTCCTGCTGGGGGTAATTTTGAAGAACCAGTAACTCAAGCAACTTTAAAAGTGGTAGGAGCATTTCATGGTCTTACAAGAGAGAGATCAGATGCTAGGAAATTTCCAGCAATTAATCCTCTTGACTCTTGGAGTAAATATAGAGGTGTTGTTGAATATGAGGCAACAGAATATGCAAGGGCTTTTTTGGTTAAGGGAAATGAAGTTAATCAGATGATGAGAGTTGTTGGAGAAGATGGGGTGAGTATTGATGATTTTGTTGTGTATTTAAAATCCGAACTTTTAGATTCATGTTATTTACAACAAAATTCATTCGATAGTGTTGATGCTGCTGTGAGTTTTGAGCGTCAAAATTATATGTTTAATATTCTTTATAAGATTTTACAATCAGATTTTAAATTTGAAAATAAATTGGAAGCAAGAAGTTTTATAAATGATTTGAGACAAAATATTTTAGATATGAATCTTGCTCCCTTTAAGCAAGAAAAGTTTGATAAATTAGAGATTAATTTAAAGAATTTATTACGTTCTAAAAAATTGGATTTTTGA
- a CDS encoding V-type ATP synthase subunit B, giving the protein MKRVYSKIESIVGNVITVIAKSVKYGELAIVKSKNGSSLAEVIKLERDKVSLQVYNGTIGISTSDEVKFLGHPMQVTFSENLLGRIFDGAGNPKDGGPRLEDNLIEIGGPSVNPAKRIVPRNMIRTGIPMIDVFNTLVESQKLPIFSVSGEPYNELLVRIALQAEVDLIILGGMGLKNDDYLTFKDSLESGGALSRTIFFVNTANDPVVESLIVPDISLAVAEKFALQGKKVLVLLTDMTNFADAMKEIAITMEQVPSNRGYPGDLYSQLASRYEKAIDFEGAGSITVLAVTTMPGDDVTHPVPDNTGYITEGQYYLRRGRIEPFGSLSRLKQMVNGKTRDDHRTIMDSMIKLYASSRESIEKKAMGFNMTEWDEKLLKYSNMFESKLMDLSLNIPLEEALDLGWTILSSCFEPNETGIKTELLEKYWPKNRD; this is encoded by the coding sequence ATGAAGAGAGTATATAGTAAGATAGAATCTATTGTTGGGAATGTAATAACTGTTATAGCAAAAAGTGTTAAATATGGAGAACTTGCCATTGTAAAATCCAAAAATGGAAGTTCCTTAGCGGAAGTGATTAAGCTAGAGAGGGATAAGGTTTCTCTGCAAGTTTATAATGGAACAATAGGCATTTCAACTTCAGATGAAGTTAAGTTTTTGGGCCATCCAATGCAAGTAACATTTTCTGAAAATTTACTTGGTAGAATTTTTGATGGTGCTGGTAATCCTAAAGACGGAGGACCACGTCTTGAGGATAATTTAATTGAAATTGGTGGACCATCGGTTAATCCTGCAAAACGTATTGTTCCAAGAAATATGATAAGGACTGGAATTCCAATGATAGATGTTTTTAATACTCTTGTTGAATCTCAGAAATTGCCAATATTTTCTGTGTCTGGAGAACCTTATAATGAACTTCTTGTAAGGATAGCTCTTCAAGCTGAGGTTGATCTCATTATTCTTGGAGGAATGGGACTTAAAAATGATGATTATTTAACGTTTAAGGATTCACTTGAGAGTGGTGGAGCTTTAAGTAGGACAATCTTTTTTGTAAATACAGCCAATGATCCTGTTGTTGAGTCTTTAATTGTTCCTGATATTTCTCTTGCTGTTGCTGAAAAATTTGCTTTGCAGGGAAAAAAAGTTTTGGTACTTTTAACCGATATGACCAATTTTGCAGATGCTATGAAGGAAATAGCTATTACTATGGAGCAAGTGCCATCTAATAGAGGTTATCCTGGTGATTTATATTCTCAGCTTGCATCTAGATATGAGAAGGCTATTGATTTTGAAGGTGCAGGGTCAATTACTGTACTTGCAGTTACTACAATGCCTGGAGATGATGTTACTCATCCAGTGCCTGATAATACGGGTTATATTACTGAAGGACAATACTATTTAAGGAGAGGTAGAATTGAACCTTTTGGCTCTCTTTCAAGACTTAAACAAATGGTTAATGGAAAGACAAGAGATGACCATAGGACGATTATGGATTCAATGATTAAGCTTTATGCATCTTCAAGAGAATCTATAGAGAAAAAAGCTATGGGATTTAATATGACAGAGTGGGATGAGAAGCTTCTTAAGTATAGCAATATGTTTGAGAGTAAGCTTATGGATTTGTCTCTTAATATTCCTTTAGAAGAGGCTTTGGATTTGGGTTGGACTATTCTCTCTAGTTGTTTTGAACCTAATGAGACTGGCATTAAAACAGAATTGCTGGAAAAGTATTGGCCTAAAAATAGGGATTAG
- a CDS encoding V-type ATP synthase subunit D: MPKVKLTKNELKKQKDDLKMFSRYLPTLQLKKQQLHLEIRKVKALKEVKKLEKDKLKRDMKFWISLFGERFPFQDWIQIKKVMKGFSNIAGITIPVFESVEYEDIKHDLLLTPYWVDVGIEAIKNIIQINAELEVLDEQANLLELELNITSQRVNLFEKVMIPNAKINIKKINVYLGDQQTAAVVRGKMAKASLIKNR, translated from the coding sequence ATGCCTAAAGTTAAGTTGACAAAAAATGAACTTAAAAAACAAAAAGATGATCTTAAAATGTTTAGTAGGTATTTACCTACTTTGCAACTTAAAAAACAACAACTTCATTTGGAAATTAGAAAAGTTAAGGCTTTGAAAGAAGTGAAAAAACTTGAAAAGGATAAGTTGAAAAGGGATATGAAATTTTGGATTTCGTTATTTGGTGAGAGATTTCCTTTTCAAGATTGGATTCAGATTAAAAAAGTAATGAAGGGTTTTTCAAATATAGCGGGTATTACTATACCCGTATTTGAGTCAGTTGAATATGAAGATATTAAACATGATCTTTTGTTGACTCCTTATTGGGTAGATGTGGGAATAGAGGCTATTAAGAACATTATTCAAATAAATGCGGAACTTGAAGTTTTAGATGAGCAAGCTAATTTGTTGGAATTAGAACTTAATATTACTTCTCAAAGAGTAAATTTATTCGAAAAAGTTATGATTCCTAATGCTAAAATTAATATAAAAAAGATTAATGTTTATCTTGGAGATCAACAGACTGCAGCTGTTGTAAGAGGTAAAATGGCGAAAGCCAGTTTAATTAAAAATAGATGA
- a CDS encoding V-type ATP synthase subunit I, whose protein sequence is MIVKMKKVLLLTLLKYKRDSLEILRELGVVHINFCNKVSESLQKVIEERGILNHALSLLGDDSEVQILSSSNENFLDIAKRIVDLGSEIKDLREMRQSLLRNRDIISFWGYFSVDLVNKLRGCNIYVQFFKSGMSEYKKLLLFSKVKVALINNYKGTAYFVAINDSKQNIDVAEEYEFEFDLDSIEAKLKMIDEVLEQKLTQLSILNKYRNILKDAIKEYEQIIEFEQVMADMNVECDEFVYITGFIPEDKQKYLQNATLNGKFVVQFAEPDDNDFIPTYVKRKGIAKLAKPIFDVLDTIPGYKERDVSCVFMLFFFVFFGMIIGDAAYGVIFLLIGIIISLISVFKNKPLTSAHALIFYLSTSAIIYGSMTGTWFGSGHFVLDLFPILKSLKVEYLTGNNGMQNVMFICFTIGVLQLSLAHVWNFVQKVKEKPHIHAIAQIGWLVLMPGLYYFVLNLILGSDNFPMHSMILNMIYFGVMLIFVFDKQDGSNFFVCLLKSFGGLIEQFLATVSGFADIISYIRLFAVGLAGLAISDSFNSMSVSLLKSSNIGLIIGGIIVILFGHILNIMLSLLSVVVHGVRLNMLEFSNHLGQEWNGYSYRPFKKIKD, encoded by the coding sequence ATGATTGTTAAAATGAAGAAGGTTTTGCTTTTAACTTTATTAAAATATAAGAGAGATTCACTTGAGATCTTAAGAGAATTGGGGGTTGTTCATATCAATTTTTGCAATAAAGTTTCAGAATCTTTACAAAAAGTTATTGAGGAGAGGGGTATTTTAAATCATGCTTTGTCTTTGCTTGGTGATGATTCTGAAGTGCAAATTTTAAGTTCTTCAAATGAGAATTTTTTAGATATTGCAAAACGTATAGTTGACTTAGGTTCTGAGATTAAAGATTTAAGAGAAATGCGTCAATCATTACTTCGTAATAGAGATATTATATCTTTTTGGGGATATTTTTCTGTTGATTTAGTCAATAAATTAAGGGGATGCAATATTTATGTGCAATTTTTTAAATCTGGAATGTCCGAATATAAAAAATTGTTGTTATTTTCTAAGGTTAAAGTTGCTCTTATTAATAATTATAAAGGTACAGCCTATTTTGTAGCTATTAATGACTCTAAACAGAATATAGATGTAGCTGAAGAATATGAATTTGAATTTGACCTGGATTCTATTGAAGCCAAGTTAAAAATGATAGATGAGGTTTTAGAGCAAAAATTAACTCAGTTGTCAATTTTAAATAAATATAGAAATATTTTAAAAGATGCAATAAAAGAGTATGAACAAATTATTGAATTTGAACAGGTTATGGCTGATATGAATGTGGAGTGTGATGAGTTTGTATATATTACAGGATTTATTCCTGAAGATAAGCAAAAATATCTTCAAAATGCGACTCTTAATGGTAAGTTTGTGGTACAATTTGCGGAGCCAGATGATAATGATTTTATTCCTACTTATGTAAAAAGAAAAGGAATTGCTAAGCTTGCTAAGCCTATTTTCGATGTTTTAGATACAATTCCTGGATATAAAGAGAGAGATGTTAGTTGTGTTTTTATGTTGTTTTTCTTTGTGTTTTTTGGGATGATAATTGGTGATGCGGCTTATGGTGTTATATTTTTATTAATAGGCATTATTATTAGTTTGATTAGCGTTTTTAAAAATAAACCATTAACTTCTGCACATGCTTTAATATTTTATTTAAGTACCTCAGCAATAATATATGGTTCTATGACTGGTACTTGGTTTGGTAGTGGTCATTTTGTTCTTGATTTGTTTCCCATTTTGAAATCTCTGAAGGTTGAGTATTTGACGGGAAATAATGGTATGCAAAATGTTATGTTTATATGTTTTACAATAGGGGTTTTACAGCTATCTTTAGCTCATGTATGGAATTTTGTTCAAAAAGTGAAAGAAAAGCCACATATACATGCAATTGCTCAAATTGGTTGGCTTGTTTTAATGCCTGGGCTTTATTATTTTGTTCTTAATTTAATACTTGGAAGTGATAATTTTCCTATGCACAGTATGATTCTTAATATGATATATTTTGGAGTTATGCTTATTTTTGTTTTTGACAAACAGGATGGTTCAAACTTTTTTGTGTGTCTGTTAAAAAGCTTTGGAGGACTTATAGAGCAATTTTTAGCTACTGTTTCAGGATTTGCAGATATAATATCTTATATTAGGCTTTTTGCTGTTGGACTTGCAGGACTTGCAATTTCTGATAGTTTTAATAGCATGTCAGTGTCTTTATTAAAATCATCTAATATTGGTCTTATAATAGGCGGTATTATTGTGATACTTTTTGGACACATTTTAAATATAATGTTATCTTTATTATCTGTTGTTGTTCATGGAGTAAGACTTAACATGCTTGAATTTTCAAATCATTTGGGTCAGGAATGGAATGGATATTCTTATAGACCTTTTAAAAAAATTAAAGACTAG
- a CDS encoding ATP synthase subunit K (produces ATP from ADP in the presence of a proton gradient across the membrane; the K subunit is a nonenzymatic component which binds the dimeric form by interacting with the G and E subunits), which produces MDIGLVGVNSALTISAIGSALGMGAAGSAAIGAWKRCYMQGKSAPFLLIVFVSAPLTQIIYGYILMNTLAEVMTQANPWLLFGAGFGGGVAMAISAFAQGRTAAGACDSFAETGKGFATNLLVLGLIESVALFVMVFLMIFKFV; this is translated from the coding sequence ATGGATATAGGTTTAGTAGGAGTTAATTCAGCTTTAACAATTTCTGCAATAGGTTCAGCTTTGGGAATGGGGGCTGCCGGAAGTGCTGCTATTGGAGCGTGGAAGAGATGTTATATGCAGGGTAAGTCGGCTCCCTTTTTATTAATTGTTTTTGTTTCAGCACCTCTTACACAAATAATATATGGTTATATATTGATGAATACTTTAGCAGAGGTGATGACCCAGGCTAATCCTTGGTTATTGTTTGGAGCTGGTTTTGGTGGTGGAGTTGCAATGGCTATTTCTGCTTTTGCTCAGGGTAGAACTGCTGCAGGAGCTTGTGATTCTTTTGCGGAGACTGGCAAGGGATTTGCAACAAATCTTTTAGTTTTGGGATTAATTGAATCTGTTGCTCTTTTTGTAATGGTATTTTTGATGATATTTAAGTTTGTTTAA